In the Synergistaceae bacterium genome, one interval contains:
- the ychF gene encoding redox-regulated ATPase YchF, translating into MLNCGIVGLPLSGKSTIFNVLTNAGVEVKSYPGGRTDPNRAVVEVPDERFDHLASHFAPKKATHATVEFVDLAGLSKNAGKGEGLGNSFLSFVSESDALIHVLRLFENPDVPHPEGGIDPVRDWEIVELELIFRDLSVIENRLSRMSEKKKNIPAEAVEKELLERCQTCLLEERPLRELSLNQEEMKLLSGFAFVTMKPEIIVANLDETQTGESDPHLSAVMTLAKEKGIRLVRVFGKMEMELAELPREDRGEFMDELGLSAPGRNRLISEAYSLLGLISFFTIGKDEVKAWTLRKGQNALEAAGTIHTDMARGFIRAQVVSYEDFIKNDRSMPKCRESGVLRLEGKEYPVADGDMIEIRFNI; encoded by the coding sequence ATGCTTAACTGCGGGATCGTCGGACTTCCACTGAGTGGAAAGAGCACCATATTCAACGTTTTGACAAACGCGGGCGTCGAGGTGAAGTCATATCCGGGGGGCAGAACGGACCCTAACAGGGCCGTCGTCGAGGTACCGGACGAAAGGTTCGACCACCTAGCAAGCCACTTCGCCCCGAAAAAGGCGACGCACGCCACTGTCGAGTTCGTGGATCTTGCGGGCCTGTCCAAGAACGCGGGAAAAGGGGAGGGGCTGGGCAACTCATTTCTCTCCTTCGTGTCCGAGTCCGACGCCCTTATACACGTCCTCCGACTATTCGAAAACCCGGACGTCCCGCACCCGGAGGGCGGGATAGACCCCGTCAGGGATTGGGAGATAGTGGAGCTGGAGCTCATATTTCGCGATCTGAGCGTGATTGAAAACCGGCTTTCCAGAATGAGCGAAAAAAAGAAGAACATCCCAGCCGAGGCCGTCGAAAAAGAGCTTCTCGAGCGCTGCCAGACCTGCCTTCTCGAGGAGCGCCCACTCAGGGAGCTTTCGTTGAACCAAGAGGAAATGAAGCTTCTCAGCGGGTTCGCCTTCGTCACGATGAAGCCCGAGATAATCGTCGCGAACCTGGATGAAACACAGACCGGCGAGTCCGACCCCCATCTGTCCGCGGTCATGACCCTGGCGAAGGAAAAGGGTATACGCCTGGTTCGGGTCTTCGGCAAGATGGAGATGGAGCTGGCCGAGTTGCCCCGGGAGGATCGCGGAGAGTTCATGGACGAGCTGGGTCTTTCGGCACCTGGGCGCAATCGCCTGATATCCGAGGCATATTCGCTCCTCGGCCTCATCTCGTTTTTTACAATCGGAAAGGACGAGGTGAAGGCATGGACTCTTCGAAAGGGACAGAACGCACTGGAGGCCGCGGGAACAATTCACACGGACATGGCCAGGGGCTTTATCCGGGCGCAGGTAGTATCCTACGAGGACTTTATCAAAAACGACCGGTCGATGCCGAAATGCCGTGAAAGCGGGGTCCTCAGGCTGGAGGGCAAGGAGTACCCGGTTGCGGATGGAGATATGATAGAAATACGCTTTAACATCTGA
- the nuoE gene encoding NADH-quinone oxidoreductase subunit NuoE has protein sequence MVVEVKQDVEAVVQEITAPWKGTRGGVIPVLQETQKRVGYLSKEAMEVVSEELGVPLAELYGVATFYAQFHLKPRGRHIIKVCRGTACHVRGSAAIMDTIMKMLDVKENETTEDLRFTLEPVACLGCCGLAPVIMVDDDTHGRLNNSEAELRSFLDQYA, from the coding sequence ATGGTTGTGGAAGTAAAGCAGGACGTGGAAGCCGTCGTGCAGGAGATTACCGCTCCATGGAAGGGAACACGGGGAGGCGTGATCCCGGTGCTTCAAGAGACGCAGAAGAGGGTGGGTTACCTGTCCAAAGAGGCGATGGAGGTCGTCTCCGAGGAGCTTGGGGTTCCGTTGGCGGAGCTTTACGGAGTCGCCACTTTCTACGCTCAGTTTCATCTGAAACCCAGGGGCAGGCATATCATCAAGGTATGCCGCGGGACGGCGTGTCACGTAAGAGGCAGCGCGGCTATCATGGACACCATCATGAAGATGCTGGATGTCAAGGAGAACGAGACGACCGAGGATCTTCGTTTCACTCTGGAGCCGGTGGCGTGCCTCGGCTGTTGCGGGCTTGCTCCCGTGATCATGGTGGACGACGACACCCACGGAAGGCTGAACAACAGCGAGGCGGAGCTTAGGAGCTTCCTGGACCAGTACGCCTGA
- a CDS encoding ATP-binding protein: MLEDLSHHILDIAENGVNAGASAITIELEDDEYIRLTVKDNGRGMDESTARSVVDPFYTTRTERRVGLGLPFLKQLAELCGGKFLLRSSPGKGTDVSATFRKDSVDTPPLGDIPSTLLTLLVGNPQIAWRYIHRVGNREFVLDSEELAEALGGGNPFADAALAVGIKEFIATNIEELSV, from the coding sequence ATGTTGGAAGACCTCTCCCACCACATTCTCGACATAGCCGAGAATGGCGTGAACGCCGGAGCGAGCGCGATCACCATAGAGCTGGAGGACGACGAGTACATCCGCCTTACCGTGAAGGACAACGGCAGGGGAATGGACGAATCGACCGCCCGATCCGTGGTGGATCCTTTCTACACGACTCGCACCGAGCGCAGGGTTGGGCTTGGTCTGCCTTTTTTAAAGCAGTTGGCGGAACTGTGCGGCGGGAAATTCCTTCTCCGCTCCTCCCCGGGAAAGGGGACCGATGTTTCCGCCACTTTCAGAAAAGACAGCGTCGACACCCCGCCCCTGGGGGACATCCCCTCCACGCTCCTGACACTCTTGGTGGGGAACCCCCAAATCGCTTGGAGGTATATCCACAGGGTCGGGAATCGCGAGTTCGTTCTCGACAGCGAGGAGCTCGCGGAGGCGCTCGGCGGCGGTAATCCCTTCGCCGACGCGGCGTTGGCAGTGGGAATCAAGGAGTTCATCGCTACAAACATCGAAGAGCTCTCAGTTTGA
- a CDS encoding (2Fe-2S) ferredoxin domain-containing protein, protein MTEEKKKIRSLDDLRKIKEKTGDLTSARSEQDKVKVIVGMGTCGIAAGAREIMNAVLKELEVRNLRNVAVETTGCIGMCQNEPLLDVIRPGEPRITYCTVTPADVTRIISEHVVNGQIVQDKLYGRAD, encoded by the coding sequence ATGACCGAGGAAAAGAAAAAAATCCGTAGTCTCGACGATCTTAGGAAGATCAAAGAGAAGACGGGGGATCTGACATCCGCGCGCTCCGAGCAGGACAAGGTCAAGGTCATCGTTGGAATGGGCACCTGCGGAATAGCGGCGGGAGCAAGAGAGATCATGAACGCGGTTCTGAAAGAGCTCGAGGTACGCAACCTGCGCAACGTCGCGGTCGAGACCACGGGCTGCATAGGCATGTGTCAGAACGAGCCGCTTCTGGACGTGATCCGTCCCGGCGAGCCCAGGATCACCTACTGCACCGTCACCCCGGCCGACGTGACGAGGATCATCTCCGAACACGTCGTGAACGGACAGATAGTGCAGGACAAGCTCTACGGCCGAGCCGACTAG
- the nuoF gene encoding NADH-quinone oxidoreductase subunit NuoF gives MALYRAHVLVCGGTGCESSGSSKIFELLQEELVKKGLDKEVLVIKTGCHGMCEFGPIVVVYPEGTFYSRVQPSDVPEIVEEHLYKGRIVTRLLYKEPVTAEKVSHYKDIPFYGKQHRIVLSNCGYINPDNIDEYISRDGYQALGKCLTEMKPEEVIEEIKKSSLRGRGGGGFPTGLKWGFCAASPGEKKYVVCNADEGDPGAFMDRSILEGDPHAVIEGMMIGAYAMGSDEGYIYCRAEYPLAIKRLQTAIEQATEYGLLGENVLGTDFSFTVHIKEGAGAFVCGEETALMASIEGERGMPRARPPFPAVKGLWGKPTNINNVETWANIPRIIVQGPEVFASMGTEKSKGTKVFALTGKVKNTGLVEVPMGITIREIVFEIGGGIIDDKKFKAVQIGGPSGGCLVDEHLDLPVDYESLTAAGAIMGSGGLVVLDEGNCMVDTAKFFLEFTQRESCGKCVPCREGTKKMLDILTRITEGKGRPEDIDNLLYLGEQVKDTSLCALGGTAPNPVLTTIKYFREEYEAHIFDKKCPAGVCQDLLSYSILADKCIGCTKCARNCPVDCIAGKPKEVHVIDQEKCIKCGACMENCPTGAVIRS, from the coding sequence ATGGCACTGTATCGCGCTCACGTACTGGTCTGCGGCGGAACCGGCTGCGAGTCGAGCGGCTCCAGCAAGATATTCGAACTCCTCCAGGAGGAGCTGGTCAAGAAGGGCCTCGACAAGGAGGTCCTGGTCATAAAGACGGGATGCCACGGGATGTGCGAGTTCGGCCCCATCGTGGTCGTGTACCCGGAGGGCACGTTCTACTCCCGCGTGCAGCCATCGGACGTCCCGGAGATAGTGGAGGAGCACCTCTACAAGGGACGTATCGTCACTCGCCTTCTCTACAAGGAGCCGGTCACCGCGGAAAAAGTCTCGCACTACAAGGACATACCCTTCTACGGCAAACAGCACAGGATAGTGCTCAGCAACTGCGGCTACATCAATCCCGACAACATCGACGAGTACATCTCCCGCGACGGTTACCAGGCTCTGGGCAAATGTCTCACCGAGATGAAGCCCGAGGAGGTAATCGAGGAGATCAAAAAGTCCAGCCTTCGCGGGCGCGGAGGCGGCGGATTCCCGACCGGCTTGAAGTGGGGCTTCTGCGCCGCCAGTCCGGGAGAGAAGAAGTACGTAGTCTGCAACGCCGACGAGGGAGACCCCGGTGCCTTCATGGACCGCTCCATACTCGAGGGAGACCCCCACGCGGTAATCGAGGGCATGATGATAGGTGCCTACGCCATGGGATCGGACGAGGGATACATCTACTGTCGTGCCGAGTATCCCCTCGCCATCAAGCGCCTTCAGACGGCCATCGAACAGGCCACCGAGTACGGCCTCCTCGGAGAGAACGTGCTCGGGACCGACTTCAGCTTCACTGTTCACATAAAGGAGGGCGCGGGCGCCTTCGTATGTGGAGAGGAGACGGCTCTGATGGCCTCCATAGAGGGAGAGAGAGGCATGCCTCGCGCACGTCCTCCCTTCCCCGCGGTAAAGGGTCTGTGGGGCAAGCCGACCAACATCAACAACGTCGAGACCTGGGCCAACATACCGCGCATCATCGTGCAGGGTCCGGAGGTATTCGCCTCCATGGGCACGGAGAAATCCAAGGGCACCAAGGTCTTCGCCCTCACCGGCAAGGTCAAGAATACGGGGCTCGTCGAAGTCCCGATGGGGATCACCATACGCGAGATAGTCTTCGAGATTGGCGGAGGAATAATCGACGACAAGAAGTTCAAGGCAGTCCAGATAGGCGGCCCCTCGGGCGGATGCCTGGTCGACGAACACCTGGACCTGCCGGTCGACTACGAGTCCCTGACCGCCGCGGGCGCGATCATGGGTTCGGGCGGCCTCGTCGTGCTCGACGAGGGCAACTGCATGGTGGACACGGCGAAGTTCTTCCTCGAGTTCACTCAGCGAGAGTCCTGCGGAAAGTGCGTGCCCTGCCGCGAGGGGACCAAGAAGATGCTCGACATTCTCACCCGCATCACGGAGGGTAAGGGACGCCCCGAGGACATCGACAACCTTCTCTACCTCGGCGAACAGGTCAAGGACACGTCCCTCTGCGCCCTTGGAGGGACGGCGCCGAACCCGGTGCTCACCACCATCAAGTACTTCCGCGAGGAGTACGAGGCGCACATATTCGACAAGAAGTGCCCGGCCGGCGTCTGCCAGGATCTGCTCAGCTACTCGATCCTCGCCGACAAGTGCATCGGCTGCACCAAGTGCGCCAGGAACTGCCCGGTCGACTGCATCGCAGGGAAGCCGAAGGAGGTCCACGTGATCGACCAGGAGAAGTGCATCAAGTGCGGCGCCTGCATGGAAAACTGCCCGACCGGGGCAGTGATAAGGTCGTAA